Proteins encoded within one genomic window of Phototrophicus methaneseepsis:
- a CDS encoding ArnT family glycosyltransferase yields MTPNQPFKLTYRAITIVVLIMLVAFALRTVLLFDRAAAGNRFIPEPGSDQARYYEYALGFLDGSWPNEAYWFHPLPSYVFAGLLALTNQSLVGMRLILVWLDALTCAAMAGAAWLMTRRLWGGWLAATIYAIYPVSIFYGTTLLIAPLATGLVAWIGFFTLWQGERLSWWRTVVLGLLSGALAAGRMNIAPIAAIWLIWLALSRPGWRRFLGHVLLWGVMTAAVIAPFTAWNYYITGGDFIPVAQTGPKEIYMANNRDAGGLYASDIALENVDTNFWNALWRDIEVAPVRFIGLLGRKFALFWGASEPGNNIDYTETAAISPLLQVLYPFNFVWLVIPGLLGLAMLWYRDKRWFVYFGLVILWMAFSGTVTYGYSRTRYPAVVPLMMLGIAFLVQLAVSWQHINWQHTAKRYALPVIITVGIVLFPLWALAGEAPPLPPKRTYSELPADAIAVNATFDGVTLVGWRPIEQWPAASQGWVAVTRAYTVELFWEVPAPTEEEYQFYLAYIDEGTRYAAVDRAIGSISYPPLYTSDWEPGTLHGEIVSVRVPRGVPLAHAGQMILGVYRFDRQGLIHNVPMSSPVEQANLLLQQIAVYDPKDIPAAPGLPTTEIDFGGQIALKGYALSEEAIELYWEAIQDVTQDVSLFVHIVNEAGDMIPMQDGPPIADLPTSNWMPGYPLEQTILLPQLAHGVYEVYIGLYRTEDGQRLAVDAPDYRLSLGTLAITAD; encoded by the coding sequence ATGACACCCAATCAACCTTTCAAACTGACTTACCGCGCGATCACGATTGTGGTATTGATTATGCTGGTGGCCTTCGCCCTGCGGACGGTGCTGTTGTTCGACCGTGCGGCTGCGGGGAATCGCTTCATCCCGGAGCCAGGGTCTGACCAGGCGCGTTATTATGAGTATGCACTGGGGTTCCTTGATGGGTCATGGCCCAACGAGGCTTACTGGTTCCATCCACTACCGAGTTATGTCTTTGCGGGCCTGCTAGCGCTCACAAATCAATCGCTGGTAGGCATGCGGCTCATCCTGGTGTGGCTGGATGCATTGACCTGTGCCGCTATGGCCGGGGCGGCGTGGCTAATGACGCGACGGCTCTGGGGCGGGTGGCTGGCAGCGACGATCTATGCAATCTACCCGGTGAGCATCTTCTACGGCACCACCTTACTCATTGCCCCATTGGCGACTGGGCTGGTCGCCTGGATCGGATTCTTCACATTATGGCAGGGCGAGCGCCTGAGTTGGTGGCGAACGGTGGTACTGGGTTTGCTGAGCGGGGCCCTGGCTGCTGGCCGGATGAATATCGCACCTATTGCAGCTATCTGGCTAATCTGGCTGGCGCTGTCGCGCCCTGGCTGGCGGCGCTTTTTAGGGCATGTACTGTTGTGGGGCGTGATGACGGCTGCTGTGATTGCGCCGTTCACCGCGTGGAATTATTACATCACAGGCGGCGATTTCATCCCGGTGGCACAAACTGGCCCTAAAGAAATATACATGGCGAATAACCGCGATGCAGGCGGCCTGTATGCCAGTGATATTGCCCTGGAAAATGTCGATACAAATTTCTGGAATGCGCTCTGGCGGGATATTGAGGTAGCACCCGTACGCTTTATCGGGCTGCTGGGGCGCAAGTTCGCGCTCTTCTGGGGCGCATCAGAACCGGGCAATAATATTGACTATACAGAAACAGCGGCAATTTCGCCCCTGTTGCAAGTGCTGTATCCGTTCAACTTCGTCTGGCTGGTGATACCGGGCCTGCTAGGGCTGGCGATGCTTTGGTATCGTGATAAGCGCTGGTTTGTCTACTTCGGGCTGGTCATCTTATGGATGGCTTTTTCCGGTACAGTCACCTACGGCTACAGCCGCACACGTTACCCTGCTGTTGTGCCCTTGATGATGCTTGGCATCGCTTTTTTGGTGCAGCTCGCCGTTAGTTGGCAGCACATCAATTGGCAGCATACCGCAAAACGATATGCACTCCCTGTTATTATCACTGTGGGGATCGTGCTGTTCCCCTTATGGGCGCTGGCTGGCGAAGCGCCACCCCTGCCGCCCAAGCGCACCTATAGCGAACTGCCCGCTGATGCCATCGCCGTCAATGCCACCTTCGATGGGGTGACGCTTGTGGGTTGGCGGCCCATTGAACAATGGCCTGCTGCATCTCAGGGGTGGGTCGCCGTCACACGAGCCTATACCGTTGAGTTGTTCTGGGAAGTCCCTGCGCCAACTGAAGAAGAGTATCAATTCTACCTGGCTTATATTGACGAGGGCACTCGGTATGCTGCTGTTGACCGTGCGATTGGCAGCATCAGCTATCCGCCCCTCTATACGAGCGATTGGGAACCCGGCACGCTCCATGGAGAGATCGTCAGCGTGCGCGTACCACGCGGCGTGCCATTAGCGCATGCTGGTCAGATGATCTTAGGCGTCTATCGCTTTGATCGGCAGGGCCTCATCCATAACGTGCCCATGTCCAGCCCTGTCGAGCAGGCGAACCTGCTCTTACAACAGATTGCCGTTTACGATCCAAAGGACATTCCCGCAGCGCCCGGCCTGCCCACGACAGAAATCGACTTCGGCGGGCAAATCGCCCTGAAAGGCTATGCACTCTCTGAGGAGGCAATCGAACTCTACTGGGAAGCAATACAGGATGTTACCCAGGACGTCAGTCTGTTTGTGCATATCGTCAATGAAGCTGGTGACATGATCCCTATGCAGGATGGCCCACCTATTGCTGATCTGCCGACTTCGAACTGGATGCCGGGGTATCCACTCGAGCAGACTATCCTGCTGCCGCAATTGGCACATGGCGTATACGAAGTTTATATTGGGCTGTATCGTACGGAAGATGGGCAGCGGCTGGCCGTTGATGCGCCGGATTATCGCCTATCCCTGGGCACGCTAGCTATCACAGCGGACTGA
- a CDS encoding TetR/AcrR family transcriptional regulator: MSDIDAKPSDAQTRVLDAAELLFMQHGYAAVKLRHIANELDIKQASLYYHAPGGKEELYAKVVERSLNRHKAGLEQAIDSAGDDYETQLQAAARWILSQPAMNLLRMLSSDLPALSEPVGKRLFDLSYWTLLHPVEGIFERAEKSGQIWTPHNTLLAGAFLSLIQSIQHVDERMTVRSKDSMADDMIRVILDGLRYRP, from the coding sequence ATGTCTGACATAGATGCCAAACCAAGCGATGCCCAGACACGTGTTCTCGACGCTGCCGAACTTCTTTTTATGCAGCATGGTTATGCTGCTGTGAAGCTGCGACATATTGCGAATGAATTGGATATCAAACAGGCCTCCTTGTATTATCATGCCCCCGGCGGCAAAGAAGAACTCTATGCTAAGGTCGTGGAGCGCTCTCTTAATCGTCATAAGGCCGGGCTTGAACAAGCGATTGACTCTGCCGGGGATGATTATGAAACCCAGTTGCAGGCTGCCGCTCGTTGGATCCTCAGCCAGCCTGCTATGAATCTCTTGCGTATGTTGTCGTCGGATTTGCCAGCGCTCTCTGAGCCAGTGGGTAAGCGCCTGTTCGATTTGTCTTACTGGACGCTGTTGCATCCGGTCGAGGGTATCTTTGAACGAGCGGAAAAATCGGGCCAGATTTGGACGCCCCACAATACCTTATTGGCGGGGGCGTTTTTGTCACTTATCCAGAGCATTCAACATGTTGACGAACGCATGACAGTTCGCAGCAAAGATAGTATGGCCGATGATATGATCCGCGTCATTCTGGATGGCCTGCGTTATCGTCCCTAA
- a CDS encoding class I SAM-dependent methyltransferase, whose amino-acid sequence MNPQTISRLNEVNRQFYETTATDFDATRGRAWSGWSEVLPLLPESLDVLDVGCGNGRFGLFLSSQRVQPFTYHGLDNNQALLDYAQAALEPVTHIKATLTLRDVVLTPPDRGTYSLVVLFGVIHHIPGAENRMRFMELLSRRVARGGLLVFASWRFYEYERFKGRIVPWPEDLDVEANDFLLDWRRGERALRYCHYVDDAEQRKLIDATGFTEVTTYRADGFTGDVNCYSILRRE is encoded by the coding sequence ATGAACCCACAGACAATTTCGCGTTTGAATGAAGTTAATCGGCAATTTTACGAGACAACCGCTACCGACTTTGACGCAACTCGTGGGCGTGCATGGTCTGGCTGGTCCGAAGTCCTCCCCCTTTTGCCAGAATCATTAGATGTGCTCGATGTAGGGTGTGGGAATGGTCGCTTTGGCCTTTTTTTATCCTCACAGCGGGTACAGCCCTTTACCTATCATGGCCTGGATAACAATCAGGCATTATTGGATTATGCTCAGGCTGCACTGGAGCCAGTCACCCATATCAAAGCCACGCTGACACTGAGGGATGTCGTCCTAACGCCGCCTGACAGGGGTACTTATTCCTTGGTGGTGCTCTTTGGGGTCATTCATCATATCCCAGGTGCTGAAAATCGGATGCGCTTTATGGAACTGCTCTCGCGTCGTGTTGCCAGGGGCGGCCTGTTGGTCTTTGCGAGCTGGCGTTTTTATGAATATGAGCGTTTTAAAGGACGCATCGTACCCTGGCCGGAAGATTTAGACGTCGAAGCAAATGATTTTCTGCTGGATTGGCGGCGGGGAGAGCGGGCTTTGCGTTATTGTCATTATGTGGATGACGCCGAGCAGCGTAAACTCATCGACGCAACAGGCTTCACGGAAGTGACAACCTATCGCGCCGATGGTTTTACAGGGGATGTCAACTGTTATAGCATTCTTCGCCGGGAATAA
- a CDS encoding ArsR/SmtB family transcription factor, whose protein sequence is MNTTEQPIFTALADPMRRQLLMNLAKSSPKTATQFAQEYPITRQGILKHLNILEEAGLVAVHQKGREKRYTLTPEPLSELQLWVRELEAIWDERLLRLKNFIENDTTDE, encoded by the coding sequence ATGAATACGACAGAACAACCCATTTTCACTGCGTTGGCGGACCCTATGCGGCGTCAACTGCTGATGAACCTGGCGAAGAGTAGCCCCAAAACAGCGACGCAATTTGCCCAGGAGTACCCGATTACACGGCAGGGTATCCTTAAGCATCTCAATATCCTGGAGGAAGCCGGACTTGTGGCAGTGCATCAAAAGGGGCGAGAAAAACGCTACACGCTGACGCCGGAGCCGCTCAGTGAGTTGCAACTATGGGTGCGGGAACTGGAAGCCATCTGGGATGAACGCCTGCTACGGCTGAAAAACTTCATTGAGAATGACACAACGGACGAATAA
- a CDS encoding SRPBCC domain-containing protein: MEQPIIVERSIWIDAPQERVWRAITDVAEIRQWWGGDHWEFSSLEVGATIQFGDPNDPMIATIDVVDPPRQFVILWPPQDQYHSIQQRTIYLLTEENGGTLVTVQETGFEALPDDDRQEQIERTGNGYKTVLTSLKALLEQEKT, translated from the coding sequence ATGGAACAGCCCATTATTGTTGAGCGCAGCATCTGGATTGATGCACCCCAAGAACGCGTCTGGCGAGCCATCACTGATGTGGCAGAAATCCGGCAGTGGTGGGGCGGCGATCATTGGGAATTCAGCAGCCTGGAAGTCGGTGCGACAATCCAATTTGGTGACCCCAACGACCCCATGATTGCTACAATAGACGTCGTTGATCCACCGCGACAATTCGTCATCTTATGGCCGCCACAAGATCAGTATCATTCTATCCAGCAGCGGACGATTTATCTGCTGACAGAAGAAAACGGCGGGACGCTGGTCACGGTACAGGAAACTGGCTTTGAGGCGCTGCCAGACGATGATCGCCAGGAGCAAATTGAACGGACTGGCAACGGTTACAAGACGGTCCTAACGAGCTTGAAAGCATTGCTTGAGCAAGAAAAAACATGA
- a CDS encoding SRPBCC domain-containing protein, producing MEKIGIERDIWIDAPQERVWDAITDPVQIGKWFAPGVTFKTSGEGVGTRLYVEDPETGAELYTQIVEVYTPPHELITRTVAEPPEIPYTTTWKLASENGGTRLTLIHAGYEADPADVRKEKMQQNGTGFTAMMENIKAHIEGYELPTPGGF from the coding sequence ATGGAAAAAATAGGCATTGAGCGGGACATCTGGATTGATGCACCGCAGGAACGCGTCTGGGATGCGATCACCGACCCGGTCCAGATCGGGAAATGGTTTGCACCTGGGGTAACCTTCAAAACATCAGGAGAAGGCGTTGGCACCCGGCTTTATGTGGAAGACCCAGAGACAGGTGCTGAGCTGTATACACAGATTGTCGAGGTTTACACCCCGCCCCATGAACTCATCACACGGACAGTAGCCGAACCCCCAGAGATACCTTACACCACCACCTGGAAGCTCGCATCAGAAAATGGCGGGACGCGGCTGACACTGATCCATGCAGGTTATGAAGCGGACCCGGCAGATGTGCGCAAGGAGAAGATGCAGCAGAACGGAACCGGCTTTACGGCGATGATGGAAAATATCAAAGCGCACATTGAAGGTTATGAACTGCCAACACCAGGGGGTTTTTAG
- a CDS encoding macro domain-containing protein, whose amino-acid sequence MPIHYIEGDLLENEHKARAFAIESNTEGLMNTQVSVQFRTRYPRLYESYRNICQTEPPQFHAGDVFVWEDHTGQVVYNLAVYANPYLTLAERESIRQSFAELRRLAEERQIDSIAMPPIAAGVGGLNWRGAKRALEETFEGFAGDVYVYMKNKSPERDLSAIQSKIDEESQSRGSRSSNRDDDEEQNSNNRRRRNRRRRSGRNRNRNKGDDSSNNQAAASSESSQQSSNQGDNSDSKQNNNNQQKNEGGSGRSRNRRGRRGRGRRGGRNRNRNKDGNNNSGGSGGSNQND is encoded by the coding sequence GTGCCAATTCACTATATCGAAGGCGACTTGCTGGAAAACGAACACAAAGCGCGGGCCTTTGCGATTGAGAGCAACACAGAAGGCCTCATGAATACCCAGGTGAGTGTGCAGTTCCGCACTCGTTATCCCCGCCTGTACGAAAGTTACCGCAACATCTGCCAGACAGAGCCGCCGCAGTTCCACGCGGGTGATGTCTTTGTCTGGGAAGATCACACGGGTCAGGTGGTGTATAACCTGGCTGTTTACGCGAATCCGTATCTCACCCTGGCTGAGCGCGAATCGATCCGGCAATCCTTCGCAGAGCTGCGCCGCCTGGCTGAAGAAAGACAAATTGATAGCATCGCCATGCCGCCTATCGCGGCGGGTGTCGGTGGTTTGAATTGGCGAGGGGCGAAGCGTGCCCTGGAAGAAACCTTCGAAGGCTTCGCAGGCGATGTCTACGTTTATATGAAGAACAAATCGCCAGAGCGCGACCTGAGCGCGATCCAATCCAAGATTGACGAAGAGAGCCAGAGCCGTGGTTCTCGCAGCAGCAACCGCGATGATGACGAAGAACAAAACAGCAACAATCGTCGTCGCCGTAATCGTCGTCGTCGTTCTGGACGGAATCGCAATCGCAATAAAGGTGATGACTCATCCAACAATCAGGCCGCCGCTAGCTCTGAGAGCAGCCAGCAAAGCAGCAATCAGGGCGATAACAGCGATAGCAAACAGAACAACAATAATCAGCAAAAGAATGAAGGTGGCTCCGGCCGCAGCCGTAACCGTCGTGGTCGTCGTGGCCGTGGTCGTCGTGGTGGCCGCAACCGTAACCGCAACAAAGATGGCAATAACAACAGCGGTGGTTCTGGCGGCAGCAACCAGAACGATTAG
- a CDS encoding FHA domain-containing protein: MLNENQMDALVPYKKVTRSGPQHLPQRLRFWIETRDNQIELALRDQLVIGRRSSAAEVDVDLTPYEAFEKGISRCHARIEVSGDRVMLRDMHSINGTRLNGEKLTAEHVYELHDGDIIQLGMLLVRIFFVAVQTTDLSI, translated from the coding sequence ATGCTCAATGAAAACCAAATGGACGCGCTTGTTCCATATAAAAAAGTAACCAGATCCGGCCCACAGCACTTACCACAGCGTCTGCGGTTTTGGATTGAAACACGCGATAACCAGATCGAACTGGCCTTACGGGACCAACTCGTCATCGGGCGGCGTAGTTCCGCTGCTGAAGTCGATGTTGACCTGACACCCTATGAGGCCTTCGAAAAGGGGATTTCTCGCTGCCATGCGCGTATTGAAGTCTCCGGGGATCGTGTTATGCTGCGCGATATGCATAGCATCAATGGAACCCGGCTCAATGGCGAAAAACTCACCGCCGAGCATGTCTATGAACTGCATGATGGGGATATCATCCAACTGGGTATGTTGCTCGTGCGCATCTTTTTTGTCGCGGTCCAGACGACAGACCTCTCCATATAA
- a CDS encoding FHA domain-containing protein — translation MSAYTNDQRDVVTIFNRQPWRLSVADNKAKGEKNIPPGVRFRLEDGTSVAEVSTEKEIVIGRKPRDRDPNVTVQLDEHQGHKYGVSRYHAMIIAMQGHLTLRDLDSVNGTLLNGQRCIKLHSYVLRSGDVISLGQMKLTIEFLDEPPQYQ, via the coding sequence ATGTCGGCATATACCAACGACCAACGCGATGTGGTGACAATTTTCAATCGCCAGCCCTGGCGTTTGAGCGTCGCCGATAACAAAGCCAAGGGCGAGAAGAATATTCCCCCTGGTGTGCGCTTTAGGTTGGAAGATGGTACGTCTGTTGCTGAGGTATCAACCGAGAAAGAAATTGTCATCGGTCGCAAACCGCGCGACCGTGATCCCAATGTGACTGTCCAGCTCGATGAGCATCAGGGTCACAAGTATGGGGTATCTCGTTATCACGCTATGATCATCGCCATGCAGGGCCACCTGACATTGCGTGATCTGGATAGCGTTAATGGGACGCTTCTTAATGGGCAGCGTTGTATCAAATTGCACAGTTATGTCCTGCGCTCAGGCGATGTTATCAGCCTCGGCCAAATGAAACTTACGATTGAATTCCTGGACGAGCCACCACAGTACCAGTAA
- a CDS encoding FHA domain-containing protein, protein MKTNDVDRTMEIPKPTTRLTVRQDDLEGARAALPDQLRFTLVDANVTVEINLNRDIIIGRQTSSVAQVHFDLTPFIHSKHGVSRQHCVISEIYGKLMLQDLDSTNGTMLNDKSLKPYQRYEIQSGDRMLLGRCDIQVEFVFKRRYATI, encoded by the coding sequence ATGAAGACTAACGACGTAGACCGTACGATGGAAATTCCGAAGCCGACGACTCGGTTAACTGTGCGGCAAGATGATCTGGAAGGTGCACGTGCAGCGCTCCCAGATCAATTGCGTTTCACCCTGGTAGATGCGAATGTCACGGTTGAGATCAACTTGAATCGAGATATTATCATTGGCCGTCAAACCTCTTCCGTTGCACAGGTTCATTTCGATCTGACGCCCTTCATCCATAGCAAGCATGGTGTTTCTCGCCAGCATTGTGTCATCTCAGAAATTTACGGCAAGCTCATGCTGCAAGACCTGGACAGCACCAATGGCACGATGCTCAATGATAAGAGCCTCAAGCCGTATCAGCGTTACGAAATCCAATCTGGGGACCGTATGCTGCTGGGCCGCTGCGACATACAGGTTGAGTTTGTCTTCAAGCGTCGCTACGCGACAATTTAA
- a CDS encoding TIR domain-containing protein: MPTVYVAHHQQDIAQVVVARLRAAFGAASVAHSSIKLPPGDDARKAAAKYAARADMVLVLIGPEWAQRIAQAPQNDLVGIATAYALRYEKRIIPVVLPGGRMPTADQLPQQMRDLAYVTPFHLNDTENDIVRLVALLQSNAQPQARPRTEARPTPTETVIYRSEPLPRVTSPLDIFLWPLRFIWWLLKRIAGTISWLVQLIVAQAIRSAVGCIITILIVAVIGGLILWFVVTFLQQDLNATMAISQMVDSVRQILQGLQGLRNLQPPTIPTP, encoded by the coding sequence ATGCCAACTGTTTATGTCGCGCATCATCAGCAAGACATCGCTCAGGTTGTCGTCGCGCGGTTGCGAGCTGCCTTTGGCGCTGCTTCTGTCGCGCACAGCAGCATCAAGCTGCCACCCGGTGATGATGCGCGCAAGGCAGCCGCCAAGTATGCTGCGCGCGCGGATATGGTGCTGGTCTTAATCGGCCCGGAATGGGCACAGCGCATTGCCCAAGCTCCCCAGAATGATCTGGTTGGCATTGCAACAGCTTATGCACTGCGCTACGAAAAGCGCATCATTCCTGTGGTGCTGCCAGGTGGGCGGATGCCAACAGCAGACCAACTACCGCAGCAAATGCGTGATTTAGCTTATGTGACGCCATTCCACCTGAATGACACTGAAAATGACATTGTGAGGCTGGTAGCGCTGCTACAAAGTAACGCCCAGCCCCAGGCTCGCCCACGTACAGAAGCACGGCCTACCCCGACGGAAACAGTCATTTATCGGTCAGAACCGCTCCCACGGGTGACTTCGCCACTGGATATTTTTCTGTGGCCGCTGCGCTTTATCTGGTGGTTACTCAAGCGTATTGCAGGCACGATAAGCTGGCTTGTCCAGTTGATCGTCGCCCAGGCAATTCGTTCTGCCGTGGGCTGCATTATCACGATATTGATCGTCGCTGTGATTGGCGGCCTGATTTTGTGGTTCGTCGTCACATTTTTGCAGCAAGACCTCAATGCGACGATGGCTATTTCCCAGATGGTCGATTCTGTACGTCAGATCCTGCAAGGCCTACAAGGGTTACGGAACCTGCAACCGCCAACCATCCCCACGCCCTGA
- the rsfS gene encoding ribosome silencing factor: protein MNTRWRHSLDALELARHIVDVVEDNKAQDIVLLDLRPDTVIADFFVICNGSSDRQLRALTDYIREGLKEDYKVRPFAVEGKPESGWVLLDYGDVVVHIFTAEQREFYGLESLWGEVANVLLSIQ from the coding sequence ATGAACACCAGATGGAGGCATTCTCTGGACGCATTGGAATTAGCCCGTCATATTGTTGACGTGGTAGAAGATAACAAAGCGCAGGACATCGTCCTGCTGGATCTCCGGCCGGATACGGTCATTGCGGATTTCTTCGTGATTTGTAACGGTTCCAGCGACCGTCAGTTGCGCGCGCTGACCGATTACATCCGTGAAGGTTTGAAGGAAGATTATAAAGTCCGGCCCTTCGCCGTCGAAGGCAAGCCAGAAAGCGGTTGGGTCCTGCTGGATTATGGGGATGTGGTCGTACATATCTTCACAGCGGAACAGCGTGAATTCTACGGGCTTGAAAGCCTCTGGGGCGAAGTCGCCAATGTGCTGCTGAGCATTCAGTAG
- a CDS encoding potassium/proton antiporter, which yields MDYPIQVIFLIVAVLLIASIVASKLANRFGVPALLLFILIGISIGSEGFGGIEFDNPQLTQSVGVLALVFILFSGGMDTRWQSVKMALGEGLLLSTVGVLITALSVGWLAQAFLGFTWPTGILLGATMASTDAAAVFSVLRGKSVGLKGKLRPVLELESGSNDPMAVFLTLGMIQLITTPATQLGDLLVLFVVQMSLGLVIGILSGYLMRAAINQLRLEYDGLYPVLTISFVLLCYGLTTLMGGNGFLAIYLCGLVLGRSDFIHKNSLLQFHDGIAWLMQIIMFIILGLQVFPSRLLDVALVGFFVAAFMIVIARPLSVFIALAPVRMSLQEKVFISWVGLRGAAPIILATFSQLAAIEMPVPIFDLVFFVVLVSVLLQGTTIVPVARWLNLYQPDQPTSSFFNRMLEGEQFKSYLIELEVSEHSNLVGQRLLQLGLPQGALVVLINRASKIIIPQGRTTLQAHDYLLILSPPEYHAILRQRFAADAMVTELAPPDDATSD from the coding sequence TTGGACTATCCCATTCAGGTTATTTTCCTCATTGTTGCTGTTCTGCTCATTGCGAGCATCGTTGCCAGTAAGCTCGCTAATCGCTTCGGCGTGCCTGCCTTATTGCTCTTCATTCTGATCGGTATCAGCATCGGCTCAGAAGGCTTTGGTGGCATCGAGTTTGATAATCCCCAGCTCACACAATCTGTTGGTGTATTGGCATTGGTGTTTATCCTCTTTTCTGGTGGGATGGATACGCGCTGGCAGTCCGTCAAAATGGCACTCGGAGAAGGCTTGCTGCTTTCTACGGTTGGTGTGCTCATTACAGCCCTGTCCGTTGGTTGGCTGGCACAGGCATTCCTGGGCTTTACCTGGCCGACGGGCATCTTATTAGGCGCCACTATGGCCTCTACGGATGCGGCGGCGGTGTTTTCTGTCTTGCGAGGTAAAAGCGTGGGGCTGAAGGGCAAGCTCCGGCCTGTGCTGGAACTGGAATCCGGCAGTAATGACCCGATGGCGGTCTTCCTCACGCTGGGCATGATCCAACTCATCACCACGCCAGCAACACAATTGGGTGATTTACTGGTCCTGTTCGTCGTGCAGATGAGCCTGGGGTTGGTGATAGGCATTTTGTCAGGCTATTTGATGCGCGCTGCTATCAATCAGTTGCGGCTGGAATATGATGGCCTTTACCCTGTGCTAACGATCAGCTTCGTCTTGCTCTGCTATGGTCTAACGACGCTGATGGGTGGCAATGGCTTTTTGGCGATTTACCTGTGCGGCCTCGTCCTTGGGCGCAGTGATTTCATTCACAAGAACAGCCTCCTCCAATTTCACGATGGCATTGCCTGGTTGATGCAAATCATCATGTTCATCATTCTGGGCTTACAGGTCTTCCCATCTCGCCTTCTCGATGTGGCCTTAGTCGGCTTTTTCGTGGCTGCATTTATGATCGTCATTGCGCGCCCTCTCAGTGTGTTCATAGCCTTGGCCCCGGTGCGTATGTCGCTCCAGGAAAAAGTATTTATCTCCTGGGTGGGCTTACGAGGTGCCGCGCCGATTATCCTGGCGACGTTTAGCCAGCTCGCCGCGATTGAAATGCCCGTGCCGATCTTTGATCTGGTGTTCTTTGTGGTATTGGTATCTGTGCTGCTGCAGGGGACAACGATTGTGCCTGTGGCACGCTGGTTGAACCTGTATCAGCCTGATCAACCGACATCTTCTTTTTTCAATCGCATGCTAGAAGGGGAACAGTTCAAATCCTACCTGATAGAACTGGAAGTGAGCGAACACTCTAATCTGGTCGGGCAACGCCTGCTTCAACTTGGTTTGCCACAAGGGGCGCTGGTCGTGCTCATCAATCGGGCCTCTAAAATCATCATTCCACAGGGGCGCACCACACTCCAGGCTCATGACTACCTGCTGATTCTCTCCCCGCCGGAGTATCATGCGATATTACGGCAGCGTTTTGCCGCTGATGCCATGGTTACAGAGCTTGCCCCGCCGGATGATGCGACGTCTGATTAG
- a CDS encoding DUF3124 domain-containing protein produces the protein MPVLSRLLPCLILIAICLGACDTVATPTQQQQGAVGSTRAVTARDLQIVTGQMIYVPAYSEIFLGTGNQTIELAVTLSIHNTDLELPIIVQSVRYYDTDGQLVTDYVPEPIEVGPLATIGYVVQSNDRRGGWGANFIVEWGAEQPVHEPIVEAVMINTRSTQGISMISPGRILSQTTDPDTVLTDITPAAASTATSAPVTATAED, from the coding sequence ATGCCCGTATTAAGCCGCCTCTTGCCATGTCTCATTCTAATCGCTATCTGCCTGGGTGCCTGCGACACTGTCGCCACCCCAACACAACAACAGCAAGGGGCGGTAGGCAGCACGCGCGCTGTCACCGCGCGCGATTTGCAGATCGTCACCGGGCAGATGATTTACGTCCCTGCTTATTCCGAGATATTCCTAGGCACAGGTAACCAGACCATTGAACTGGCTGTGACGCTCTCCATCCACAATACAGACCTGGAACTGCCTATCATCGTGCAATCAGTGCGCTATTACGATACAGATGGGCAACTCGTCACGGATTATGTGCCGGAGCCGATTGAAGTCGGCCCACTGGCAACGATTGGCTACGTCGTCCAGAGTAATGATCGCCGGGGTGGCTGGGGTGCAAATTTCATCGTGGAATGGGGCGCGGAGCAACCTGTGCATGAGCCGATTGTAGAAGCTGTGATGATCAATACACGCAGTACACAGGGTATTTCAATGATCAGCCCTGGGCGCATCTTATCGCAGACCACAGACCCGGATACGGTGCTCACGGATATCACCCCCGCAGCCGCCTCTACAGCGACATCAGCCCCCGTCACAGCAACGGCAGAAGACTAA